The sequence AGCGGTTGGAGATCTTCCCGTCGGCGACGACCTGCGTGACCTGCAAACAAACTCGGGAGCGTCGCGCGGCTTGACGCGTCGCCGCCGGGTGCGGCCGGAGTGGACGGAGGTGGCTGGAAGGTGACGGTGCAGACGAGACCGGAGCGCCGCCGAGGCGTCGTTGTCCACGTCGTCGGGGCACCCGGCGTTCGGCGGCGGGCGCCGCGGCCCGGCCGGTTCAGCCCGGTCCGGCAGCGCCGTGACCCGGTGGGTCCCCCGCGGCGAGACGACGACGGCCGGTGGGAGCCCGACGTTCGGGGGTGGAGAGATGGCTGAGCAGCTTCAGTCCGCAATCGACGCGTCCACGGAGAAGACAAACCTGATTCTCCAGGACATCGAGGAGGCCGTCGGTTGGCCGAAGGGACAGCGGAACCAGTCCTACTGCGCGCTGCGGACGATGCTGCACCTGCTACGCGATCGGTTGCCGGTGCAGGAGAGCGTGGAGTTCGCCGCGCAGCTGCCGTTGGTGGTCCGCGGCATCTACTTCGACGGCTGGCAGCCGATGGACGTTCCGGTCAAGCTGAACCGAGACGACTTCCTCCTCGAGTTCCGGAAGCAGTTCACCTATGACCTTCAGGGCGATGCTGCGCACCTGGTGCAGGTGGTGCTCGACGTCCTGCGCCGGCATGTGAGCTCGGGGCAGTGGGACGATGTGAAGGACAACATGCCCAAGGACCTGGCCCAGATGATGCCCTGAGCGTCGCGGCGAGCGCCGTCGCGGCACGGGGTTCGGACCGGGCCGTCACCGGCGAACCACCATCGTCAGAGTCCTGGGACGGTTACCGTGTGGTGGGGAGGGCCACCGGTGGGGTACACCCCCGCCGTACGACGGACCCCGGCGTTCGGACGGGGCACATCCGAGGAGCACCCATGGCACTCAACGACGACGACATGACGACCTCCGGCGGAGCCGGCCCCG comes from Salinispora tropica CNB-440 and encodes:
- a CDS encoding DUF2267 domain-containing protein, with the translated sequence MAEQLQSAIDASTEKTNLILQDIEEAVGWPKGQRNQSYCALRTMLHLLRDRLPVQESVEFAAQLPLVVRGIYFDGWQPMDVPVKLNRDDFLLEFRKQFTYDLQGDAAHLVQVVLDVLRRHVSSGQWDDVKDNMPKDLAQMMP